A single genomic interval of Candidatus Dependentiae bacterium harbors:
- a CDS encoding SDR family NAD(P)-dependent oxidoreductase yields the protein MKPLFINLILLFLVSNLLAASMSSVYPDQASPQQALKRAIVVGATSGIGRQVAKQLALEGYQVGLVGRREHLLKSLSEEIVTKTYQASIDVADHEIAADQLKQLIAQMGGLDLMVVSVSSFNDVSNSVQDGRPQTWEADLKTISVEAAGFYTAATVALDFFEQQKSGHLVGISSIAALRGDARCPVYCAAKAFVSCYLESMRNKFIQNNLPIYVTDILPGWVDTEQKKFSEVPGTYWVIPAEQAARDIVDAIKNKEKVRYVAKRQQLVAWALAICPDALYNWMGGL from the coding sequence ATGAAGCCTCTGTTCATCAATTTAATATTACTCTTTCTTGTCTCAAATTTGTTAGCAGCTTCTATGTCTAGCGTATATCCAGATCAAGCTTCACCGCAACAGGCTCTAAAACGAGCAATTGTTGTTGGGGCAACATCGGGTATTGGCCGACAAGTAGCCAAACAGCTTGCTCTTGAAGGGTATCAGGTTGGTCTTGTTGGCAGGCGGGAGCATCTGCTCAAGTCGCTTTCAGAAGAAATTGTAACAAAAACATACCAAGCCAGTATTGATGTTGCAGATCACGAAATTGCAGCTGATCAGCTTAAGCAATTAATAGCTCAGATGGGAGGTCTTGATTTGATGGTCGTGAGTGTTAGCTCGTTTAATGATGTTTCAAACTCTGTGCAAGATGGTCGACCCCAAACATGGGAGGCCGACTTAAAAACGATTAGTGTTGAAGCTGCAGGATTTTATACAGCAGCAACAGTTGCGCTGGATTTTTTTGAGCAACAAAAATCAGGGCACTTAGTTGGTATTTCATCAATTGCTGCTTTACGAGGCGATGCACGTTGCCCTGTTTATTGTGCCGCAAAAGCATTTGTTTCGTGTTATCTAGAAAGTATGCGTAACAAGTTTATTCAAAATAATCTACCAATTTACGTAACCGATATCTTGCCCGGTTGGGTTGATACTGAGCAAAAAAAATTCAGCGAAGTGCCAGGAACTTATTGGGTAATCCCAGCAGAGCAAGCAGCACGTGATATTGTTGATGCAATTAAAAATAAAGAAAAAGTGCGCTATGTTGCCAAGCGTCAGCAGCTTGTTGCATGGGCTTTAGCTATATGCCCTGATGCTTTGTACAACTGGATGGGTGGGCTTTAA
- a CDS encoding ABC transporter permease yields MNIALIIRMALRAIGHHKGRSLLTVLGIVIGIAGIIATTAIGSGAQKKARDQILSYGERSIDVWSGNWAAHNKIKPDVPLTIQDTDIIALQCKKIEHISPLLRSHNIIEFQGNKFEADIAGVRESGFAINDEKIEMGSFFTHEHDLFKENVIVINKEASDALFKWQYPIGQIIRVGKIPFKVIGVLMPPKVPRRWDIGKLKVVMPFLTMQKYFSYSSTTVHGISFSTYHELDNEIVKRQVTRILRASHRLEDNDPNDFMVWDTQGMADAAEGGSKIIGLFALIAASIALLVGGIGVMNIMLVAVQERTKEIGIKMALGAPSKTILRQFLLESVALCMVGGVLGVGSGVGVAYALEHFSSLPAIIETMPIILGFLITIFIGLFFGYYPARRASLLNPVQALTEQ; encoded by the coding sequence ATGAATATTGCTCTGATTATTCGTATGGCGCTGCGTGCAATTGGCCATCACAAAGGTCGATCGCTGTTAACAGTACTTGGTATCGTGATAGGTATTGCTGGGATTATTGCGACTACCGCTATCGGTTCTGGTGCTCAAAAAAAAGCGCGAGACCAAATTCTTTCTTATGGCGAGCGCTCAATTGATGTATGGTCTGGCAACTGGGCTGCGCATAATAAAATTAAGCCTGATGTTCCGTTGACTATTCAAGATACCGATATTATTGCTTTGCAGTGTAAAAAAATTGAGCATATCTCACCATTACTTCGTTCACATAATATTATTGAGTTTCAAGGAAATAAATTTGAAGCAGATATTGCAGGTGTGCGTGAGAGCGGCTTCGCCATTAATGATGAAAAAATAGAGATGGGTTCTTTCTTTACGCATGAGCATGATCTTTTTAAAGAAAACGTTATTGTCATCAATAAAGAAGCTTCAGATGCTTTATTCAAATGGCAGTATCCAATTGGCCAAATTATTCGCGTTGGTAAAATTCCATTCAAAGTAATAGGTGTTTTAATGCCACCAAAAGTTCCTCGTCGTTGGGACATTGGAAAGCTTAAAGTAGTTATGCCCTTTTTGACCATGCAAAAGTATTTTTCATATTCAAGCACCACGGTGCATGGAATCTCTTTTTCTACCTATCATGAGTTGGATAATGAAATAGTGAAGCGGCAAGTAACGCGTATTTTACGTGCTTCGCATCGACTTGAGGATAATGATCCTAACGATTTTATGGTGTGGGATACGCAAGGCATGGCTGATGCTGCAGAGGGTGGATCAAAAATTATTGGATTGTTTGCGCTGATTGCAGCATCAATTGCGTTATTGGTTGGTGGCATTGGCGTCATGAATATTATGCTTGTTGCAGTGCAAGAGCGAACTAAAGAAATTGGTATCAAAATGGCATTGGGTGCTCCAAGCAAAACAATTCTGCGTCAATTTTTACTTGAGTCTGTTGCGCTGTGTATGGTTGGAGGAGTTCTTGGTGTCGGCTCAGGGGTAGGAGTTGCTTACGCGCTTGAACACTTTTCCTCATTGCCCGCGATTATTGAAACAATGCCGATTATTCTTGGCTTTCTGATCACTATTTTTATAGGTTTATTTTTTGGGTATTATCCTGCTCGCCGGGCATCATTGCTTAATCCAGTTCAAGCGCTTACTGAGCAGTAG